A window of Zalophus californianus isolate mZalCal1 chromosome 17, mZalCal1.pri.v2, whole genome shotgun sequence genomic DNA:
GGGCCGgggcgagcgagcgagcacattggcgtgagcaggggggagggagggcgggcgcggggggcgcgggcAGGGCGGGGGGTGTGTGCGCGCTCGGAGGTTTCGGGCCAGCCACCGCCGCGCGAGCTAGAAGCGCCCCAGCCCGGCAAGCTGGCTCACCCGCTGGCCACCCAGCACAGCCCGCTGGCCCCTCTCCTGCAGCCCATCTGgcggagcggcggcggcggcggcggtagGAGAATGGCATCAGAACTGGCAATGAGCAACTCCGACCTGCCCACCAGTCCCCTGGCCATGGAATATGTTAATGACTTCGATCTGATGAAGTTTGAAGTGAAAAAGGAACCGGTGGAGACCGACCGCATCATCAGCCAGTGCGGCCGTCTCATCGCCGGGGGCTCGCTGTCCTCCACCCCCATGAGCACGCCGTGCAGCTCggtgcccccttcccccagcttctcGGCGCCCAGCCCGGGCTCGGGCAGCGAGCAGAAGGCGCACCTGGAAGACTACTACTGGATGACCGGCTACCCGCAGCAGCTGAACCCGGAGGCGCTGGGCTTCAGCCCCGAGGACGCGGTCGAGGCGCTCATCAGCAACAGCCACCAGCTCCAGGGCGGCTTCGATGGCTACGCGCGCGGGGCGCAGCAGCTGGCCTCGGCGGCCGGGGCCGGCGCCGGCGCCTCCCTGGGCGGCAGCGGCGAGGAGATGGGCCCCGCCGCCGCCGTGGTGTCCGCCGTGATCGCCGCGGCCGCCGCGCAGAGCGGCGCGGGCCcgcactaccaccaccaccaccaccaccacgccgccggccaccaccaccacccgaCGGCCGGCGCGCCCGGCACCGCGGGCAGCGCGTCCGCCTCGGCCAGTGGcgcgggcggcgcgggcggcggtgGCCCGGCCAGCgccgggggcggcggcggcggcggcggcggcggcggcgggggcgcggcgggggcggggggcgccctGCACCCGCACCACGCCGCCGGCGGCCTGCACTTCGACGACCGCTTCTCCGACGAGCAGCTGGTGACCATGTCGGTGCGCGAGCTGAACCGGCAGCTGCGCGGGGTCAGCAAGGAGGAGGTGATCCGGCTGAAGCAGAAGAGGCGGACCCTGAAAAACCGTGGCTATGCCCAGTCCTGCCGCTTCAAGAGGGTGCAGCAGAGACACGTCCTGGAGTCCGAGAAGAACCAGCTGCTGCAGCAGGTCGACCACCTCAAGCAGGAGATCTCCAGGCTGGTGCGCGAGAGGGACGCGTACAAGGAGAAATACGAGAAGTTGGTGAGCAGCGGCTTCCGAGAAAACGGCTCCAGCAGCGACAACCCGTCCTCTCCCGAGTTTTTCATGTGAGTCTGACACGCGATCCCAGCTAGCCACCTTGATAAGTGCTCCGTGGGGGTCCGACTCGGGTGTGGGCTTGCTAGTTCCAGAGCC
This region includes:
- the MAF gene encoding transcription factor Maf, with amino-acid sequence MASELAMSNSDLPTSPLAMEYVNDFDLMKFEVKKEPVETDRIISQCGRLIAGGSLSSTPMSTPCSSVPPSPSFSAPSPGSGSEQKAHLEDYYWMTGYPQQLNPEALGFSPEDAVEALISNSHQLQGGFDGYARGAQQLASAAGAGAGASLGGSGEEMGPAAAVVSAVIAAAAAQSGAGPHYHHHHHHHAAGHHHHPTAGAPGTAGSASASASGAGGAGGGGPASAGGGGGGGGGGGGGAAGAGGALHPHHAAGGLHFDDRFSDEQLVTMSVRELNRQLRGVSKEEVIRLKQKRRTLKNRGYAQSCRFKRVQQRHVLESEKNQLLQQVDHLKQEISRLVRERDAYKEKYEKLVSSGFRENGSSSDNPSSPEFFITEPTRKLEPSVGHATFWKPQQCVLTVYSQRDIYVRTVH